From Streptomyces sp. Edi4, one genomic window encodes:
- the serB gene encoding phosphoserine phosphatase SerB, whose translation MTPSPLPPAGLPPAGQSSAGQSSDVPTLLVKIFGKDRPGITAGLFDTLAAYAVDVVDIEQVVSRGRLVLCALVTEPTVASPGELRATVHSWAESLKLEAEIISGIGDNRPRGSGRSHVTVLGHPLTAESTAAIAARIAGTGGNIDRIFRLAKYPVTAVEFAVSGVATATLRTALATEAKARGVDVAVVSAGLHRRAQRLVVMDVDSTLIQDEVIELFAAHAGCEDEVAEVTAAAMRGELDFEQSLHARVALLRGLDVSVVDKVRAEVRLTPGARTLVRTLKALGYQVGVVSGGFTQITDALKDELGLDFASANTLEIENGTLTGRVTGEIVDRAGKARLLREFAAEAGVPLAQTVAIGDGANDLDMLNAAGLGVAFNAKPVVREAAHTAVNVPFLDTVLYLLGITREEVEAADGVLD comes from the coding sequence ATGACGCCATCGCCCCTGCCCCCCGCCGGCCTGCCTCCCGCCGGCCAGTCGTCCGCCGGTCAGAGCTCTGACGTACCGACCCTCCTCGTCAAGATCTTCGGCAAGGACCGCCCTGGCATCACCGCCGGGCTCTTCGACACCCTCGCCGCCTACGCCGTCGATGTCGTGGACATCGAGCAGGTCGTCTCCCGTGGCCGCCTCGTCCTGTGCGCGCTCGTCACCGAGCCGACCGTGGCCTCCCCCGGTGAGCTGCGCGCGACCGTGCACAGCTGGGCCGAGTCGCTGAAGCTGGAAGCCGAGATCATCTCCGGCATCGGTGACAACAGGCCGCGCGGCAGCGGCCGTTCGCACGTCACGGTGCTCGGCCACCCGCTGACCGCCGAGTCCACGGCGGCCATAGCGGCCCGCATCGCCGGCACCGGCGGCAACATCGACCGCATCTTCCGGCTCGCCAAGTACCCCGTCACCGCCGTGGAGTTCGCCGTGTCGGGCGTGGCGACCGCGACGCTGCGCACCGCCCTTGCGACCGAGGCCAAGGCCCGCGGCGTGGACGTGGCGGTCGTCTCGGCGGGGCTGCACCGGCGGGCCCAGCGCCTCGTGGTGATGGACGTGGACTCCACGCTGATCCAGGACGAGGTGATCGAGCTCTTCGCGGCACACGCCGGCTGCGAGGACGAGGTCGCCGAGGTGACGGCCGCCGCGATGCGCGGCGAGCTGGACTTCGAGCAGTCCCTGCACGCCCGGGTCGCGCTGCTGCGGGGCCTTGACGTCTCGGTGGTGGACAAGGTGCGCGCGGAGGTCCGGCTCACCCCGGGTGCGCGCACCCTGGTCCGTACGCTCAAGGCGCTCGGGTATCAAGTGGGCGTGGTTTCGGGCGGGTTCACCCAGATCACCGACGCGCTCAAGGACGAGCTGGGGCTGGACTTCGCCTCGGCCAACACCCTGGAGATCGAGAACGGCACGCTCACCGGGCGGGTCACCGGCGAGATCGTGGACCGGGCAGGCAAGGCGCGGCTGCTGCGGGAGTTCGCCGCCGAGGCCGGGGTGCCGCTGGCCCAGACCGTGGCAATCGGCGACGGCGCCAACGACCTGGACATGCTGAACGCGGCGGGTCTCGGTGTCGCCTTCAACGCCAAGCCGGTGGTGCGGGAGGCCGCGCACACCGCGGTCAACGTGCCCTTCCTCGACACCGTCCTGTATCTGCTCGGCATCACCCGCGAAGAGGTCGAGGCCGCCGACGGCGTCCTGGACTGA
- the fabI gene encoding enoyl-ACP reductase FabI, giving the protein MSGILDGKRILITGVLMESSIAFHAAKVAQEQGAEIILTAFPRPTLTERIAKKLPKPAKVIELDVTNQEHLDRLAGLVKDELGGLDGIVHSIGFAPQGAFNFLEASFEDVSTAMHVSAYSLKSLTMACRPLMPNGGSVVGLTFDAQFAWPKYDWMGPAKAALEATSRYLARDLGKENFRCNLISAGPIGSMAAKSIPGFADLAEVWNSRSPLEWNMADPEPAGRGIVALLSDFFPKTTGEIIHVDGGVHMMGA; this is encoded by the coding sequence ATGAGCGGAATTCTCGACGGCAAGCGCATCCTCATCACGGGTGTGCTGATGGAGTCCTCCATCGCCTTCCACGCGGCCAAGGTCGCGCAGGAGCAGGGCGCGGAGATCATCCTCACCGCGTTCCCCAGGCCCACCCTGACCGAGCGCATCGCCAAGAAGCTCCCCAAGCCGGCCAAGGTCATCGAGCTGGACGTGACCAACCAGGAGCACCTGGACCGTCTCGCGGGTCTGGTCAAGGACGAGCTGGGCGGCCTGGACGGCATCGTCCACTCGATCGGCTTCGCCCCGCAGGGCGCCTTCAACTTCCTGGAGGCCAGCTTCGAGGACGTCTCGACCGCGATGCACGTCTCGGCGTACTCCCTCAAATCGCTCACCATGGCCTGCCGTCCGCTGATGCCGAACGGCGGCTCCGTCGTCGGTCTCACCTTCGACGCCCAGTTCGCCTGGCCGAAGTACGACTGGATGGGCCCGGCCAAGGCCGCGCTCGAGGCGACCTCGCGTTACCTCGCCCGCGACCTCGGCAAGGAGAACTTCCGCTGCAACCTGATCTCGGCCGGGCCGATCGGCTCGATGGCCGCCAAGTCCATCCCGGGCTTCGCGGACCTGGCGGAGGTCTGGAACAGCCGCTCCCCGCTGGAGTGGAACATGGCCGACCCGGAGCCGGCCGGCCGCGGCATCGTCGCGCTGCTCTCGGACTTCTTCCCGAAGACCACCGGCGAGATCATCCACGTGGACGGCGGCGTGCACATGATGGGCGCCTAG
- the fabG gene encoding 3-oxoacyl-[acyl-carrier-protein] reductase, which translates to MSRSVLVTGGNRGIGLAIARAFAESGDKVAITYRSGEPPAALAELGCLAVKCDITDTEQVEQAYKEIEDKHGPVEVLVANAGITKDQLLMRMSEDDFTSVLDTNLTGTFRVVKRANRAMLRAKKGRVVLISSVVGLYGSPGQANYAASKAGLVGFARSLARELGSRNITFNVVAPGFVDTDMTKVLTDEQRSGIVSQVPLGRYAQPEEIAAAVRFLASDDASYITGAVIPVDGGLGMGH; encoded by the coding sequence TTGAGCCGCTCGGTTCTCGTCACCGGAGGTAACCGGGGCATCGGCCTCGCCATCGCCCGCGCTTTTGCCGAGAGCGGCGACAAGGTCGCGATCACGTACCGCTCCGGAGAGCCGCCGGCCGCGCTGGCCGAGCTGGGCTGTCTGGCCGTCAAGTGCGACATCACCGACACCGAGCAGGTGGAGCAGGCCTACAAGGAGATCGAGGACAAGCACGGTCCCGTCGAGGTCCTGGTCGCCAACGCGGGCATCACCAAGGACCAGCTCCTGATGCGGATGTCCGAGGACGACTTCACCTCGGTGCTCGACACCAACCTCACCGGCACCTTCCGTGTGGTCAAGCGCGCCAACCGTGCCATGCTGCGCGCCAAGAAGGGCCGCGTGGTGCTGATCTCCTCGGTCGTGGGTCTGTACGGCTCGCCGGGCCAGGCCAACTACGCCGCCTCCAAGGCGGGGCTGGTGGGCTTCGCCCGGTCGCTCGCGCGTGAGCTCGGCTCCCGGAACATCACGTTCAACGTCGTCGCGCCCGGTTTCGTCGACACCGACATGACCAAGGTGCTCACCGACGAGCAGCGCTCCGGCATCGTCTCCCAGGTGCCGCTGGGCCGCTACGCGCAGCCCGAGGAGATCGCCGCCGCGGTGAGGTTCCTCGCCTCCGACGACGCCTCGTACATCACTGGAGCCGTCATCCCCGTTGACGGCGGATTGGGCATGGGTCACTGA
- a CDS encoding TldD/PmbA family protein: MPSGTHSIDEAFTALPLRALADAALARARALGAEHADFRCERVRGAARRLRDARPAGSSDTTDFGYAVRVVHGGAWGFASGVDLTMDAAAKVASRAVAMAKLSARVIAAAGSDAGAPPTPFGQWGRVELAPEPVHADRTWISSYEIDPFTVSDEEQSALLADWSARLLRADGVEHVDASLYSVRENKFYADTAGTVTTQQRVRVHPVLTATAVDRASGEFDSMRTLAPPAGRGWEYLTGTGWDWDAELAEIPSLLAEKMRAPAVESGRYDLVVDPSNLWLTIHESVGHATELDRALGYEAAYAGTSFATFDQLGKLAYGSRAMNVTGDRTAEHGLATIGYDDEGVEAQSWDLVKDGTLVGYQLDRRIAQLTGLGRSNGCAFADSPAHVPVQRMANVSLAPDPQGPTTEELIGGVERGIYVVGDRSWSIDMQRYNFQFTGQRFFRIENGRLAGQLRDVAYQATTTDFWGSLERVGGPSTYVLGGAFNCGKAQPGQVAAVSHGCPSALFRGVTILNTTQEAGR; the protein is encoded by the coding sequence GTGCCCTCTGGGACCCATTCCATCGACGAAGCCTTCACGGCGCTGCCCCTGCGGGCGCTCGCCGACGCGGCGCTGGCCCGGGCCCGCGCCCTCGGCGCCGAGCACGCCGACTTCCGCTGCGAGCGGGTGCGCGGCGCGGCCCGGCGGCTGCGCGACGCCCGGCCCGCGGGCTCGTCGGACACCACCGATTTCGGCTACGCGGTCCGCGTGGTGCACGGCGGGGCCTGGGGGTTCGCCTCGGGCGTCGATCTGACGATGGACGCGGCGGCCAAGGTGGCCTCGCGCGCGGTCGCCATGGCCAAACTGTCCGCGCGGGTCATCGCGGCGGCGGGCTCCGACGCGGGGGCACCTCCCACGCCTTTCGGGCAGTGGGGGAGGGTCGAGCTCGCCCCCGAGCCCGTGCACGCGGACCGGACCTGGATCTCCTCCTACGAGATCGACCCGTTCACGGTGTCCGACGAGGAGCAGAGCGCGCTGCTCGCCGACTGGAGCGCGCGGCTGCTGCGCGCCGACGGTGTGGAGCACGTGGACGCCTCGCTTTACAGCGTGCGGGAGAACAAGTTCTACGCGGACACGGCGGGCACCGTGACCACCCAGCAGCGGGTGCGGGTGCACCCGGTGCTGACCGCGACCGCCGTCGACCGCGCGAGCGGCGAGTTCGACTCGATGCGTACGCTCGCCCCGCCGGCCGGGCGCGGCTGGGAGTATCTGACCGGCACCGGCTGGGACTGGGACGCCGAGCTCGCCGAGATCCCCTCGCTGCTGGCCGAGAAGATGCGGGCGCCCGCCGTCGAGAGCGGCCGTTACGACCTCGTCGTGGACCCCTCCAATCTGTGGCTGACCATCCACGAGTCGGTCGGCCACGCCACCGAGCTGGACCGCGCGCTCGGCTACGAGGCGGCGTACGCGGGCACCTCCTTCGCCACCTTCGACCAGCTGGGCAAGCTGGCGTACGGCTCGCGGGCGATGAACGTGACCGGTGACCGCACCGCCGAGCACGGGCTCGCCACCATCGGGTACGACGACGAGGGAGTCGAGGCGCAGTCCTGGGACCTGGTGAAGGACGGCACCCTCGTCGGCTATCAACTCGACCGCCGCATCGCCCAGTTGACGGGCCTTGGCCGCTCCAACGGCTGCGCCTTCGCGGACTCCCCCGCGCACGTACCGGTCCAGCGGATGGCCAACGTCTCGCTCGCGCCCGACCCGCAGGGGCCCACCACCGAGGAGCTGATCGGCGGCGTCGAGCGCGGGATCTACGTCGTCGGGGACCGTTCCTGGTCGATCGACATGCAGCGCTACAACTTCCAGTTCACCGGCCAGCGCTTCTTCCGCATCGAGAACGGGCGCCTGGCGGGCCAGCTGCGCGATGTCGCCTACCAGGCCACGACCACCGACTTCTGGGGCTCCCTCGAGCGGGTCGGCGGCCCCTCGACCTATGTCCTGGGCGGCGCGTTCAACTGCGGCAAGGCCCAGCCGGGCCAGGTCGCGGCGGTCTCCCACGGCTGCCCCTCCGCCCTGTTCCGCGGCGTCACCATCTTGAACACCACGCAGGAGGCCGGCCGATGA
- a CDS encoding FadR/GntR family transcriptional regulator, which produces MTLSSPRRSALVDQVIAQLRNQITSGEWAVGSRIPTEPELVEQLGVARNTVREGVRALAHNGLLDIRQGSGTYVVATSELAGVMQRRFADADPRHVAELRSTLESSAAALAADRRTERELGQLDTLLERREQAWAAGDREAFITADATLHLAVVAASHNDVLTELYADLGHLLRDWLRDDVAFDMTPEHHMDHGRMVDAIRRGDADTAASEAASHAFICLPERLAGR; this is translated from the coding sequence ATGACACTCAGCTCGCCCCGGCGGTCCGCCCTCGTCGACCAGGTGATCGCCCAGCTGCGCAACCAGATCACCTCGGGCGAGTGGGCGGTCGGGTCGCGGATCCCGACCGAGCCGGAGCTGGTCGAGCAGCTGGGGGTGGCGCGCAACACCGTCCGCGAGGGCGTCCGGGCGCTGGCGCACAACGGCCTGCTCGACATCCGGCAGGGCTCGGGCACCTATGTGGTGGCCACGAGCGAGCTGGCCGGGGTGATGCAGCGCCGCTTCGCCGACGCCGATCCGCGCCATGTGGCCGAGCTGCGCTCCACGCTGGAGTCGTCGGCGGCCGCCCTCGCCGCCGACCGGCGTACCGAGCGCGAGCTGGGACAGCTGGACACGCTGCTCGAACGGCGCGAGCAGGCCTGGGCCGCCGGTGACCGCGAGGCCTTCATCACGGCGGACGCCACGCTCCACCTCGCGGTCGTGGCCGCTTCGCACAATGACGTCCTGACCGAGCTGTACGCGGATCTCGGCCATCTGCTGCGCGACTGGCTGCGCGACGACGTGGCGTTCGACATGACGCCGGAGCACCACATGGACCACGGGCGCATGGTCGACGCGATCCGGCGCGGCGACGCGGACACCGCCGCGTCCGAGGCGGCGTCCCACGCCTTCATCTGCCTGCCGGAACGGCTCGCGGGCCGCTGA
- a CDS encoding FHA domain-containing protein, with product MPELVLELNGSTWTLDPSRSYTLGRDPQGDLVVDDARVSWRHATISWSGSGWVIEDHGSTNGTYVRGQRIHQMDIGPGSLVHLGNATDGPRLNLSGAAAAAYAQPAPAQQAQAAPAHPGPQQAPPQQGGWAQQPQQAQVPQQAWPQHQQPPQQQFPQQGGGPAGAPAVYGDRSPTTFHQVALGRVMRIGRALENELVVSDLQVSRHHAEFHATPDGRMEIRDLGSHNGTYVNGQPIAKGGSVLLGPQDIVGVGHSTFRIVGDRLEEFVDTGDVSFSARGLTVTVDGGKDILKDVSFGVPEKSLIAVIGPSGSGKSTLLKALTGYRPANKGDVLYDNRNLYKQFAELRQRIGLVPQDDILHKELTVKKALKYAAKLRFPADTTENERQQRIDEVLRELKLDIHKEKKVTSLSGGQRKRVSVALELLTKPSLIFLDEPTSGLDPGMDRDVMQLLRGLADDGRTVLVVTHSVAELAICDKLLVMAPGGSVAYFGPPEEALNFFGYSTWADVFSAFESYRDYDWAGRWKGSQHYQMYAADIDAVAPQSAQMPPAQSMKPPKPQGWISQLWTLMRRYVSVIASDKGFLALSVALPAVIGSVSVVIPAKFGLAPPTPPSRFNGDAGTIMLILTVGMCFSGAANSVRELIKERVIYERERATGLSRSAYLMSKILVLGVITAFQGVILCVIGFSTRKLPAEGLVMPPAVEMCLVVIALGFTSMMFGLIISALVKTSEKTMPLLVMFAIVQVVFTGILFKVYDSVGLEQFAWLMPSRWAIAGVGTTLDLSHLMGPMDQSDPTNLDPLWKHSVAQWCVDISVLLAIGIVLGFVVARLLRRHEPEVMRK from the coding sequence GTGCCGGAACTCGTACTGGAATTGAATGGCAGCACCTGGACGCTCGATCCGTCCAGGTCGTACACCCTGGGACGTGATCCGCAGGGTGACCTCGTCGTGGACGACGCCAGAGTCTCGTGGCGGCACGCCACGATCAGCTGGAGCGGCAGCGGTTGGGTCATCGAGGACCACGGATCCACCAATGGCACCTATGTGCGGGGCCAGCGCATCCACCAGATGGACATCGGCCCCGGGTCCCTGGTCCACCTCGGCAACGCGACCGACGGACCCAGGCTGAACCTGTCCGGCGCCGCCGCTGCCGCCTACGCACAGCCCGCCCCCGCCCAGCAGGCGCAGGCGGCCCCCGCCCACCCGGGGCCCCAGCAGGCCCCACCCCAGCAGGGCGGCTGGGCGCAGCAGCCCCAGCAGGCGCAGGTTCCGCAGCAGGCCTGGCCGCAGCACCAGCAGCCGCCCCAGCAGCAGTTCCCGCAGCAGGGCGGCGGCCCGGCCGGAGCCCCGGCGGTCTACGGGGACCGCAGCCCGACCACGTTCCACCAGGTCGCGCTCGGCCGTGTCATGCGCATCGGCCGTGCGCTCGAGAACGAGCTGGTCGTCTCCGACCTCCAGGTCTCGCGCCACCACGCCGAGTTCCACGCGACGCCCGACGGCCGCATGGAGATCCGCGACCTCGGCTCGCACAACGGCACCTACGTCAACGGCCAGCCGATCGCCAAGGGCGGCAGCGTCCTGCTCGGCCCGCAGGACATCGTCGGCGTCGGCCACTCCACCTTCCGCATCGTCGGCGACCGGCTCGAGGAGTTCGTCGACACCGGTGACGTCTCCTTCTCCGCGCGCGGCCTGACCGTCACGGTCGACGGCGGCAAGGACATCCTGAAGGACGTCTCCTTCGGCGTCCCCGAGAAGTCCCTCATCGCGGTCATCGGCCCCTCGGGTTCGGGAAAGTCGACCCTGCTCAAGGCGCTCACCGGCTACCGGCCCGCCAACAAGGGCGACGTCCTCTACGACAACCGCAACCTCTACAAGCAGTTCGCCGAGCTGCGCCAGCGCATCGGTCTGGTCCCGCAGGACGACATCCTGCACAAGGAGCTGACCGTCAAGAAGGCGCTGAAGTACGCGGCCAAGCTGCGCTTCCCCGCCGACACCACCGAGAACGAGCGCCAGCAGCGCATCGACGAGGTGCTGCGCGAGCTGAAGCTGGACATCCACAAGGAGAAGAAGGTCACCTCGCTCTCCGGCGGCCAGCGCAAGCGCGTCTCGGTGGCCCTGGAACTGCTGACCAAGCCGTCGCTGATCTTCCTGGACGAGCCCACATCGGGCCTCGACCCGGGCATGGACCGCGACGTCATGCAGCTCCTTCGCGGCCTCGCCGACGACGGCCGCACCGTCCTGGTGGTGACCCACTCCGTGGCCGAGCTAGCCATCTGCGACAAGCTGCTCGTGATGGCGCCGGGCGGCTCGGTGGCGTACTTCGGCCCGCCCGAGGAGGCGCTGAACTTCTTCGGCTACAGCACCTGGGCCGATGTCTTCTCCGCCTTCGAGAGCTACCGTGACTACGACTGGGCGGGCCGCTGGAAGGGCTCGCAGCACTACCAGATGTACGCCGCGGACATCGACGCCGTCGCCCCGCAGTCGGCGCAGATGCCGCCGGCCCAGTCGATGAAGCCGCCCAAGCCCCAGGGCTGGATCTCCCAGTTGTGGACGCTGATGCGCCGCTATGTCTCGGTCATCGCGTCCGACAAGGGCTTCCTCGCCCTTTCGGTGGCCCTGCCCGCGGTGATCGGCTCGGTCAGCGTCGTCATCCCGGCGAAGTTCGGGCTCGCGCCGCCGACGCCGCCGTCCCGGTTCAACGGGGACGCCGGCACGATCATGCTGATCCTCACGGTCGGCATGTGCTTCTCGGGCGCGGCCAACTCCGTACGAGAACTGATCAAGGAACGGGTCATCTACGAACGGGAGCGGGCCACCGGCCTCTCCCGCTCGGCGTACCTGATGTCCAAGATCCTGGTGCTCGGGGTCATCACCGCTTTCCAGGGCGTGATCCTCTGCGTCATCGGCTTCTCCACGCGCAAGCTGCCCGCCGAGGGCCTGGTGATGCCGCCCGCGGTCGAGATGTGTCTGGTCGTGATCGCGCTCGGCTTCACCTCGATGATGTTCGGCCTGATCATCTCCGCGCTGGTGAAGACCTCCGAGAAGACAATGCCGCTCCTGGTCATGTTCGCCATCGTGCAGGTCGTGTTCACCGGCATCCTCTTCAAGGTGTACGACTCGGTCGGCCTTGAGCAGTTCGCCTGGCTGATGCCGTCCCGCTGGGCCATCGCGGGCGTCGG
- a CDS encoding metallopeptidase TldD-related protein, giving the protein MSPRSPLKPHEIVERALELSSADGCVVIADEHSSANLRWARNALTTNGVTRGRTLTVIATVDGAEGTASGVVSRSAVTAEELEPLVRAAEAAARGAGPAEDAQPLVTGVPVSAHFTDAPAETSSEVFAGFAPALGEAFARARSGGRELYGFAHHELTSTYLGTSTGLRLRHDQPGGTLEMNAKSPAASGGHERSAWAGRATADFTDVDPAALDDELARRLGWAERRVELPAGRYETLLPPTAVADLLIYQIWSAAARDAAEGRTVFSRQGGGTRVGDALARLPLSLRSDPREPGLEYAPFLVAHASGDTQSVFDNGLPVGATQWMREGRLEHLVTTRHSAGLTGLPVAPAAGNLILDGGGERSLEEMAAATERGLLLTCLWYIREVDPATLLLTGLTRDGVYLVEDGEVVGEVNNFRFNESPVDLLSRATEVGRTEQTLPREWSDYFTLAAMPALRVPDFNMSSVSQGV; this is encoded by the coding sequence ATGAGCCCCCGTTCCCCCCTCAAGCCCCACGAGATCGTCGAGCGGGCCCTTGAGCTGTCCAGCGCCGACGGCTGTGTCGTCATCGCCGATGAGCATTCCTCGGCCAACCTGCGCTGGGCCCGCAACGCGCTGACCACCAACGGCGTGACGCGCGGGCGCACCCTGACGGTGATCGCGACGGTGGACGGCGCCGAGGGCACCGCCTCCGGGGTCGTCTCCCGCTCGGCGGTCACCGCCGAGGAGCTGGAGCCGCTGGTACGGGCCGCCGAGGCGGCGGCGCGCGGCGCGGGGCCCGCCGAGGACGCCCAGCCGCTGGTCACCGGGGTCCCGGTGTCGGCGCACTTCACCGACGCGCCGGCCGAGACCTCCTCCGAGGTGTTCGCCGGTTTCGCGCCCGCCCTCGGCGAGGCCTTCGCCCGGGCCCGCTCCGGCGGGCGCGAGCTGTACGGCTTCGCCCACCACGAGCTGACCTCCACCTACCTCGGCACCTCCACGGGCCTCAGGCTGCGCCACGACCAGCCCGGCGGAACCCTGGAGATGAACGCCAAGTCTCCGGCGGCCTCGGGCGGCCACGAACGTTCGGCGTGGGCCGGGCGGGCCACGGCCGACTTCACCGACGTCGACCCAGCCGCCCTCGACGACGAGCTCGCCCGCAGGCTCGGCTGGGCCGAGCGGCGCGTGGAGCTGCCCGCCGGCCGCTACGAGACGCTGCTGCCGCCGACCGCCGTGGCCGACCTGCTGATCTACCAGATCTGGTCGGCGGCGGCCCGGGACGCGGCCGAGGGCAGGACCGTCTTCTCGCGCCAGGGCGGCGGCACCCGCGTCGGCGACGCCCTGGCCCGCCTGCCGCTCTCGCTGCGCAGCGACCCGCGCGAGCCCGGCCTTGAGTACGCGCCGTTCCTGGTGGCGCACGCCTCCGGCGACACGCAGTCGGTGTTCGACAACGGCCTGCCCGTCGGCGCGACGCAGTGGATGCGCGAGGGCCGCCTCGAGCACCTGGTCACCACCCGGCACAGCGCCGGCCTCACCGGTCTGCCCGTGGCGCCGGCCGCCGGGAACCTGATCCTGGACGGCGGGGGCGAGCGCTCCCTGGAGGAGATGGCCGCCGCCACCGAGCGGGGGCTGCTGCTCACCTGCCTGTGGTACATCCGCGAGGTGGACCCGGCCACGCTGCTCCTGACCGGCCTGACCCGCGACGGCGTCTACCTCGTCGAGGACGGCGAGGTGGTCGGCGAGGTCAACAACTTCCGCTTCAACGAGTCGCCGGTGGACCTCCTGTCGCGTGCCACCGAGGTCGGGCGCACCGAGCAGACCCTGCCCCGGGAGTGGAGCGACTACTTCACCCTGGCCGCGATGCCCGCGCTGCGCGTGCCCGACTTCAACATGAGCTCGGTCAGCCAGGGAGTGTGA
- a CDS encoding MFS transporter translates to MSDEETATLRPAPTAPAAPSEHPAAPGRTPSWTRWLVPLALVLAAVNLRPAITSLGSLMKEVTGGLHMSGGIAGVLTSVPAFCFAVFGIMAPRLARRFGPGAVVFAGMTAITAGLLLRPFAGGTVTFLAASALALMGIAVSNVLMPVIVKRYFPDRVGSMTGLYSMALAAGTSLAAVTTVPVTDALGGSWRQGLGVWALLAVVAVAAWIPLTRDRSGHMDPAPGVQDEAGPAPRITRSATAWALACFFGLQATGAYITMGWMPTIFRDAGVSAGTAGLLLSLTMVMGVPLGFVIPWLVNRLRSQGPIVIALGTCGLAGYAGLYFAPASGAWAWALLLGISNCAFPLALTMISKRSRSHAGVVRLSAFAQCVGYLLSIPGPLLVGVLHDRTGGWDLPIALMAGLMVPQLVVGVLAGRDRTIEDEAGARR, encoded by the coding sequence ATGTCCGACGAAGAGACCGCCACCCTGCGCCCCGCGCCCACCGCGCCCGCCGCCCCATCGGAGCACCCGGCCGCCCCGGGCCGGACGCCGTCGTGGACGCGCTGGCTCGTGCCGCTCGCGCTCGTACTCGCCGCCGTCAACCTGCGCCCCGCCATCACGAGCCTCGGCTCGCTGATGAAGGAGGTCACCGGCGGCCTGCACATGAGCGGCGGCATCGCGGGCGTCCTGACGTCCGTGCCCGCGTTCTGCTTCGCCGTCTTCGGCATCATGGCGCCGCGCCTGGCCCGCCGCTTCGGACCCGGCGCCGTGGTCTTCGCCGGCATGACCGCCATCACGGCGGGACTGCTCCTTCGCCCCTTCGCCGGCGGCACCGTCACCTTCCTGGCGGCCAGCGCGCTCGCCCTGATGGGCATAGCCGTCAGCAACGTCCTGATGCCGGTGATCGTCAAGCGGTACTTCCCCGACCGCGTCGGCTCCATGACCGGCCTCTACTCGATGGCGCTGGCCGCCGGCACCTCGCTGGCCGCCGTCACCACCGTCCCCGTGACCGACGCCCTGGGCGGCAGCTGGCGCCAGGGGCTCGGCGTCTGGGCGCTGCTGGCCGTCGTGGCCGTCGCCGCCTGGATCCCGCTGACGCGCGACCGCTCGGGACACATGGACCCGGCGCCCGGCGTCCAGGACGAGGCGGGGCCCGCACCGCGCATCACCCGCAGCGCCACCGCCTGGGCACTGGCCTGCTTCTTCGGCCTCCAGGCCACCGGCGCCTACATCACCATGGGCTGGATGCCGACGATCTTCCGTGACGCGGGCGTCTCGGCCGGCACGGCGGGGCTGCTGCTCTCCCTCACGATGGTCATGGGCGTGCCGCTCGGCTTCGTCATCCCCTGGCTCGTCAACCGGCTGCGCAGCCAGGGCCCCATCGTCATCGCGCTCGGCACGTGCGGTCTGGCCGGCTACGCGGGCCTCTACTTCGCGCCGGCCTCGGGCGCCTGGGCGTGGGCGCTGCTCCTCGGCATCTCCAACTGCGCCTTCCCGCTGGCCCTCACGATGATCAGCAAGCGCTCGCGCAGCCACGCGGGCGTGGTGCGCCTGTCCGCCTTCGCCCAGTGCGTGGGCTATCTGCTCTCCATCCCGGGCCCGCTCCTGGTCGGCGTCCTGCACGACCGCACCGGCGGCTGGGACCTGCCCATCGCCCTGATGGCCGGGCTCATGGTGCCGCAGCTCGTCGTGGGCGTCCTCGCCGGACGCGACCGTACGATCGAGGACGAGGCCGGGGCCCGGCGATAG
- a CDS encoding SGM_5486 family transporter-associated protein — MPVLEPNPQDSHKKLLLVLGAMLAVTVVVAIIATIASP, encoded by the coding sequence ATGCCAGTGCTCGAACCCAATCCGCAGGACAGCCACAAGAAGCTGCTGCTCGTGCTCGGCGCGATGCTCGCCGTCACGGTCGTCGTCGCCATCATCGCCACCATCGCCTCCCCCTGA
- a CDS encoding histidine phosphatase family protein: MSADTPHRIVLLRHAKADWPDVPDHERPLAERGRADGPVVGRRLAEKGIEFDLALCSTAVRTRETWKLVVPELAQRPRTVYEDRMYEASLGELIALVNEVSDEVGDLVLIGHNPGTHAMADALAGSADGDTLARMNRSGFPTAAFAVLAFEGPWKSVEHGTARLVDFWAPHA, from the coding sequence ATGAGCGCCGACACACCGCACAGGATCGTCCTCCTCCGGCACGCCAAGGCCGACTGGCCCGACGTGCCCGACCACGAACGGCCGCTCGCCGAGCGGGGCCGGGCGGACGGACCCGTCGTCGGCCGGCGCCTCGCCGAGAAGGGCATCGAGTTCGACCTCGCCCTCTGCTCCACCGCGGTCAGGACCCGCGAGACCTGGAAGCTCGTCGTGCCGGAGCTCGCCCAGCGCCCCCGGACGGTGTACGAGGACCGGATGTACGAAGCCTCGCTCGGCGAGTTGATCGCGCTGGTCAACGAGGTCTCCGACGAGGTCGGGGACCTGGTGCTCATCGGGCACAACCCCGGGACGCACGCGATGGCCGACGCGCTCGCCGGCTCGGCCGACGGCGACACCCTGGCGCGGATGAACCGCAGCGGCTTCCCGACCGCCGCCTTCGCCGTGCTGGCCTTCGAGGGCCCCTGGAAGTCCGTCGAGCACGGGACGGCAAGGCTCGTCGACTTCTGGGCGCCGCACGCCTGA